ccctttttagactttatttagagacagggtctccctgagttacttagggccttgataaactactgaggctggcctccaactgggatcctcctgcctcagcctccagagcttctgggatGGCAGGTGGGCACCACGGCTCCAGGTCTTTGGCAGGTTTTAGATGATTCACAAAACAGTGGAATCTGGGAGCTTCAGTGGAGCATGTCGTTCACACCTCCCCGGGCGCACACGTGGGGTCCCTGGCTATCCCCAGGAGAGGCTGCCGGGAGGCCGGGCTGGGCCAGCGCCAGGGCGGGGACACCCTACCTGCTTCAGCGCGTTCCTTGCGATCGTCTGGAAGGCCTGCTCTACGTTGATGGCCTCCTTGGCACTGGTCTCGAAGTAGGGGATGTTGTTCTTGCTGTAGCACCAGGCCTGGGCGCGCTTCGTGGCCACCTGCGGGACAACAGCGCACCTGACACAGCGCTCGGCCCCGCCCGGGAAGGAGGGCGGCCCCTCCACCTCGGCCAGTCGCTGTGCCCGTGGGTAGGTGGTGACCTGGGTCCACTCAAGTCACTTGTGAGAGGAGCAAGAAGCCAGCCCGGGGGTGAGGAGGGGGACGAGGGGCTTCTCCTAGGGCCTCCCTAGCAGCCTGTCCTGACGTGCGGTCCCCCGGGCCACAGAATCCTGCAGTTCCGCTCCCCGTGAACAGTGAAGGGGTCAGGACCACATCTTAGATGAACCTAGCTACGGGATTCTGATTCAGGGTCGGTCGtccccagcggctctggaggctgaggcaggaggaccgcaaggtggaggccagcctcgacCACTTagtgaggcgctgagcaactcagaaagaccctgtctctgaaccCTCCGCCAGCACCTGCCAAAACCCTCTGGCCTCAGCCAAGGACCTCCCACACCCTCGAGGCCCCCGGGGAGCCTCCGTGGGGACACCCGCCGTCCCCAGCACTCACTTGTCTGTTTTCGAGGTCGATCTTGTTCCCCAGCACGACGAAGGGGAAGTTTTCGGGGTCCCGGGGGCTGGCCTGGATGAGGAACTCGTCTCTCCAGCTATCGAGGGTTTTGAAGGTGTTGGGGGCGGTCACGTCAAAGACCAGGACGCAGCAGTCGGCGCCCCTGTAGAAGGCCACGCCGAGGGACTGGAACCGCTCCTGCCCGGCCGTGTCCCAGATCTGCAGAGAGCACGGGGGCTGAGCAAGTGCCGGGGGACAGGGACCGGACGGGGGCCACCCACCACCATCCACGAACTCGGGGTTCAGGAAGCAGAATTTCACACCGCAGTGTCCAAAATGACCCTGAAAACTGTGTCTACCAAGGAGGGGACACGGAGTCTGATGCTTGGGGACTCTGCTGGTTACATACATGGATAGAACGGGTGTCAAATTCAAGCCGTAGGCTTCAGACCTGTGTAGTCTGGGGGTGACGGAAATCAATAAActcactgaattgtacatttctacctgcattttttttttttgagggtacctgggattgaacacaggttcacttaacccctgagccccgtccccagctctttttctattttatttagagacagggtctcgccgagttgctcagggcctcgtaagtggctgaggctggcctccaccttgtgatcctcctgcctcagcctcccgagccgctgggatgacaggtgggcaccactgcgcctggcagaAACCCAAAGATTTCTGACCTAAGCTTATTAAGGATGTGAAGAGACCAGTTAGAGCCGGGCATGGAGGTCAGTGCTTGTACTGGCAGCAGCTACTTAAcccagcaccctgggttcaatccctgggaccagaAAAGAGCCGAGTTAGAGACGTGCTGAAACACAGGCAGGGCCCGGGAAGGCAGCCAGCGCAAAGActcagaacaaacaaaaattcaccCAGTTAAATGTGAATTTCAAAACAACTAAAAGCAATTTCACGGTGTCTTATTTTGCAGTGTGAAACTCACACTGAGGGCCGGAGGGCAGCGCCCTGAGAGGGCAAGGTCCCCAGGTTCAGGCCCGGGCCTGTCCCCACACTCGCAGAAAACTGAATTTAAACTGCCACCTGGCATTTTCTCCAGGGACACGAGCTGTGGCCCATTATCCACGGGGTGTGGCCAACAGGGGCGGTGGCGGCCTGGCCTGAAGACACACAGGGAGCAGGGCGGGGCCGCGAGGCTGGGGAGCGGCTCACCTGCATGGTGACTAGTCTGTCGTCCACCATCACCTCCTTGGTCAGGAAGTCGGCTCCTATCGTGGCTTTGTACTGGTTACTGAATTTCTTGTTCACATACTGGTTCATGAGTGACGTCTTCCCAACGCTAAGGGAGAAAAAGCACAAGTCTCAGTCACACAGGAGGGACAGGGACTGACGGTGGCACCTGtagcttcttttttttggtaacaggggttgaacccaagggtgcttaacccctgagccccgtccccagccctttttatttatattttatttagagacagggtctcgctgagtggctcagggcctccctaatttgctgaggctggcctctaac
This window of the Marmota flaviventris isolate mMarFla1 chromosome 20, mMarFla1.hap1, whole genome shotgun sequence genome carries:
- the Rab7a gene encoding ras-related protein Rab-7a, which gives rise to MTSRKKVLLKVIILGDSGVGKTSLMNQYVNKKFSNQYKATIGADFLTKEVMVDDRLVTMQIWDTAGQERFQSLGVAFYRGADCCVLVFDVTAPNTFKTLDSWRDEFLIQASPRDPENFPFVVLGNKIDLENRQVATKRAQAWCYSKNNIPYFETSAKEAINVEQAFQTIARNALKQETEVELYNEFPEPIKLDKNDRAKPSAETCSC